From Deinococcus reticulitermitis, the proteins below share one genomic window:
- a CDS encoding ABC transporter substrate-binding protein, giving the protein MKQALKPLTLLFLLLAGSASAQSGAPSGPVKVGVIMPFSGVYAQIGEEGWKGMTLYLDSIGNRVAGRTIQLLREDEEADAGVALRKANKLISLDRVELLAGVVLTPSAYALAPVVEKARVPLVVFNALGNDLTRSRKNPYVFRASGSGWQFSHPFGKYVAQKVSKNVFLLAADYAFGRDSVADFKAAYTGAGGKVVGEVYTPLGSPDFSPYLARIAAARPEAVYAFLSGSDAVLFMKQFVQFGLQKSVKLAVSGEMVDEKLLNSVDQGVVGTISVSAWVQDLTNEQNRLFMGAYQKKYNEVPGVFALRGWDTARVIVEALRKTKGRTDNKAALLAALRTVHFPSPHGTFRFDPGTQNVVHNIYVRQVVNGPRGLVNKTVVSLGSFADPGK; this is encoded by the coding sequence ATGAAGCAAGCTCTTAAACCGCTCACCCTGCTGTTCCTGTTGCTCGCGGGCTCCGCGTCGGCTCAGTCTGGCGCTCCGTCCGGTCCCGTCAAGGTCGGCGTGATCATGCCCTTTTCCGGTGTGTACGCGCAGATCGGGGAGGAGGGCTGGAAAGGCATGACCCTGTATCTCGACTCCATCGGCAACAGGGTGGCGGGGCGCACCATCCAGCTTCTGCGCGAGGACGAGGAAGCCGACGCGGGCGTCGCGCTGCGCAAGGCGAACAAGTTGATCAGCCTGGACCGCGTGGAGTTGCTCGCGGGGGTGGTGCTCACGCCGAGTGCTTACGCCCTCGCACCGGTGGTCGAGAAGGCCAGGGTGCCGCTCGTCGTATTCAACGCCCTCGGCAACGACTTGACCCGCAGCCGCAAGAATCCCTACGTCTTCCGCGCCTCGGGCTCGGGCTGGCAGTTCAGCCATCCTTTTGGCAAGTATGTCGCGCAGAAAGTGAGTAAAAATGTTTTCCTTCTGGCCGCCGACTACGCCTTCGGCAGGGACTCGGTCGCGGATTTCAAGGCGGCGTACACGGGGGCGGGCGGCAAAGTCGTGGGCGAGGTGTACACGCCGCTCGGCAGCCCCGACTTCAGCCCCTACCTCGCCCGGATCGCGGCGGCCAGGCCCGAGGCCGTCTACGCCTTTCTTAGCGGGTCAGACGCCGTACTGTTCATGAAACAGTTCGTGCAGTTCGGGCTGCAAAAGTCGGTCAAGCTCGCGGTGTCGGGCGAGATGGTCGACGAGAAGCTGCTGAACTCGGTGGATCAGGGTGTGGTGGGGACGATCAGCGTTTCTGCCTGGGTCCAGGACCTCACCAATGAGCAAAACCGCCTGTTCATGGGTGCCTACCAGAAAAAGTACAACGAGGTGCCCGGTGTCTTCGCCCTGCGCGGCTGGGACACGGCGCGCGTGATCGTCGAGGCGCTGCGGAAGACCAAGGGCAGGACCGACAACAAGGCGGCGCTGCTCGCGGCCCTGAGAACGGTCCACTTTCCCTCGCCGCACGGCACCTTCCGCTTTGATCCCGGCACCCAGAATGTCGTGCACAATATCTATGTCCGTCAGGTCGTCAATGGTCCGCGCGGCCTCGTCAACAAGACGGTCGTGAGTCTCGGATCGTTTGCTGACCCCGGCAAGTAA
- a CDS encoding MBL fold metallo-hydrolase, which yields MTTPLPPLTPVLGSLYALEVPIPFPMKTVTVLVDRPAPGQGGAVTLVDTAIDTPQARAGLEGALGQLGLRPGDVERVILTHHHPDHSGLAGWFEEGGAQVFMLDREIQHGGRYWAEWDDWLPRVLTHMREHGLPPELHAGQERFHRHVREMVRVARHLHPLHEGQTLTLAGCEWEVLWLPGHADGHLALWQPEEKLLIAGDTVLPRITPNIGLYAYSRPNPLGDYLTTLDRLEALAPRRALVGHYGPELLGVRERAAELRTHHHARLAVLEAAVRQGPGTAYALTRQLFPHALSEPHLRFALAETLAHLEYLRIRSRLDLSYEHQVLVYSC from the coding sequence GTGACCACGCCGCTGCCCCCCCTGACCCCGGTGCTCGGCTCGCTGTACGCGCTCGAAGTGCCGATTCCCTTCCCGATGAAGACGGTGACCGTGCTCGTCGACCGGCCCGCGCCCGGTCAGGGGGGAGCGGTCACGCTGGTGGACACCGCCATCGACACTCCGCAGGCCCGCGCGGGGCTCGAAGGGGCGCTGGGACAGCTCGGCCTGCGCCCCGGCGACGTGGAGCGCGTGATCCTGACCCACCATCACCCCGACCACTCGGGGCTCGCCGGTTGGTTTGAGGAGGGCGGCGCGCAGGTGTTCATGCTGGACCGCGAGATCCAGCATGGCGGGCGCTACTGGGCCGAGTGGGACGACTGGCTGCCGCGCGTGCTGACCCATATGCGCGAACACGGCCTGCCGCCGGAGCTGCACGCCGGGCAGGAGCGGTTCCACCGTCATGTGCGGGAAATGGTCCGTGTGGCGCGGCATCTTCACCCGCTTCACGAGGGCCAGACCCTCACCCTCGCCGGCTGTGAATGGGAGGTGCTGTGGCTCCCCGGTCACGCCGACGGACACCTCGCCCTCTGGCAACCGGAGGAGAAGTTGTTGATCGCTGGCGACACTGTCCTGCCGCGCATCACGCCGAATATCGGCCTGTACGCCTACAGCCGCCCTAATCCGCTCGGCGATTACCTGACCACCCTCGACCGCCTCGAAGCCCTGGCGCCGCGCCGCGCGCTGGTCGGGCATTACGGCCCGGAACTCCTGGGGGTGCGGGAGCGGGCCGCCGAACTGCGTACGCACCACCACGCCCGCCTCGCGGTGCTGGAGGCCGCAGTCCGTCAGGGTCCGGGGACCGCTTATGCCCTCACCCGGCAGCTCTTTCCTCACGCCCTCAGCGAGCCACACCTGCGCTTCGCCCTTGCCGAGACGCTTGCCCATCTGGAGTACCTACGAATCCGAAGTCGGCTTGATCTTTCATATGAACACCAAGTGCTGGTCTATTCCTGCTAA
- a CDS encoding enoyl-CoA hydratase/isomerase family protein, protein MNLTAPPVPTPPESALRREQRGSLLVLTLSRPEVRNALSTPLIGELRAALEVARADPAVRGVVLTGDGAAFCGGLDVEELRAMAERRPEEHRADADAFRTLLETLYLFPKPTFAAVNGHAVAAGAGLVCACDFAVMEGRAKIGFTEAKIGFVAALVAVFLTRQIAEKHARDLLLSARLIGGEEAARIGLVTEVCPEGQALSRALALAQSVIANAPLSLAVTKAMLARAPHLSVEDGLREAAALNARARASASLREGVSAFLEKRSPDWDGLPTDLAEHEGVK, encoded by the coding sequence GTGAATCTCACCGCGCCTCCTGTGCCGACACCGCCCGAGTCCGCCCTGCGCCGGGAGCAGCGCGGCTCCCTTCTCGTGCTGACGCTCAGTCGCCCGGAGGTCCGCAACGCGCTGAGCACGCCCCTGATCGGCGAGCTGAGGGCGGCGCTGGAGGTGGCCCGCGCAGATCCGGCGGTGCGCGGCGTCGTCCTGACCGGCGACGGCGCGGCATTTTGCGGCGGCCTCGACGTGGAAGAGCTGCGGGCGATGGCAGAGCGCCGCCCCGAGGAGCACCGCGCCGACGCCGACGCCTTCCGGACGCTGCTGGAGACGCTCTATCTCTTTCCCAAGCCGACCTTTGCCGCTGTGAACGGCCACGCGGTCGCGGCGGGCGCGGGGCTGGTGTGTGCCTGCGACTTCGCCGTGATGGAAGGGCGCGCGAAGATCGGCTTCACGGAGGCCAAGATCGGCTTCGTGGCGGCGCTCGTGGCGGTGTTCCTCACCCGGCAGATCGCCGAGAAGCACGCCCGTGACCTGCTGCTCAGCGCCCGGCTGATCGGGGGTGAGGAGGCCGCGCGCATCGGACTGGTGACCGAGGTCTGCCCGGAAGGTCAAGCGCTGAGCCGCGCCCTCGCCCTGGCGCAGAGCGTGATCGCCAACGCGCCGCTCAGCCTTGCGGTCACGAAGGCCATGCTCGCCCGCGCTCCACACCTGAGCGTCGAGGACGGCCTGCGCGAGGCGGCGGCGCTCAACGCCCGCGCCCGCGCCTCGGCGAGCCTGAGAGAGGGCGTGAGTGCGTTTCTGGAGAAGCGTTCACCCGACTGGGACGGCCTGCCCACCGACCTCGCCGAGCACGAGGGGGTGAAGTGA
- a CDS encoding alpha/beta fold hydrolase — MAAPAPMSPSSPAFPVIAGIPLEVVWHGPRPAEAPTLVFLHEGLGCVKMWRDFPARLAEAAGCGALVYSRAGYGQSGPATLPRPTRYLHDEGLSVLPELLEALGVRDHIVIGHSDGGSIALIYAGGAPRPGLRGVITEAAHVFNEPLSHASIQAARIAYETTDLRSKLARFHRDVDHAFWGWNGVWLSDDFWTWNIEEYLPRIRVPLLVMQGEDDQYGTPAQVEAICSGAGGPAQKLLLPHCAHTPHREAPEATFTAMHAFVVEALEGSHSGPPAR; from the coding sequence ATGGCTGCGCCCGCGCCCATGTCGCCGTCTTCGCCGGCCTTCCCCGTGATTGCCGGCATCCCGCTGGAGGTCGTCTGGCACGGCCCGCGCCCCGCCGAGGCGCCCACGCTGGTCTTTCTGCACGAGGGCCTCGGCTGCGTGAAGATGTGGCGCGATTTTCCGGCCCGGCTCGCGGAGGCCGCCGGGTGCGGGGCGCTGGTGTACAGCCGCGCGGGCTACGGCCAGAGCGGGCCGGCGACGCTCCCGCGCCCGACCCGCTACCTGCACGACGAGGGCCTGAGCGTGCTGCCGGAGCTGCTCGAGGCCCTGGGCGTGCGCGACCATATCGTGATCGGCCATTCGGACGGCGGGTCCATCGCGCTGATCTACGCGGGCGGCGCCCCGCGGCCCGGGCTGCGGGGGGTGATCACCGAAGCGGCCCACGTCTTCAACGAGCCCCTCAGCCACGCCTCGATTCAGGCGGCCAGGATCGCGTATGAGACGACCGACCTGCGGAGCAAGCTCGCGCGCTTCCACCGGGACGTGGACCACGCCTTCTGGGGCTGGAACGGAGTGTGGCTCTCCGACGACTTCTGGACCTGGAACATCGAGGAATACCTGCCGCGCATCCGGGTGCCGCTGCTCGTCATGCAGGGCGAGGACGACCAGTACGGCACGCCCGCGCAGGTGGAGGCAATCTGCTCGGGCGCGGGCGGACCGGCTCAGAAGCTGCTGCTCCCCCACTGCGCCCATACCCCGCACCGGGAAGCGCCCGAAGCGACCTTCACGGCGATGCACGCCTTTGTTGTGGAGGCGCTCGAAGGGAGCCATTCCGGGCCGCCTGCCCGCTGA
- a CDS encoding vWA domain-containing protein, with translation MLEAHIRPHRDYLLAQVPGQKLFLTLSVRPTAEARQARPDLSVVFVVDTSGSMREVVTEGTEPTGRTTTVDGQRYAVVRGAKTKLQLVIEALRGVVTSDLLRPNDHLALVKFDDTAEVLVPFTAAADRTALATAVERLDWFSGGTQMGSGMRAGAKLLRGESGSRRMVLISDGQTFDTPLAESQTEELAQMGLPVTTVAVGDEVNTDLLNLIADRTQGQPIDVVPDTQHPQPPAVRASELPATLLGDLQQAANEVVTGVALSVRTVKDVVLERVTRVQPTQTEVALAGGPLPLGNVDAGSGSTYVLEFTLPARPAAKMRLAQLGLTYEVPGAGYRGELPPLDVVVEFTGEESLAARIDPEVMQWVQQRNIEGLVAQATRQAQSDPQQAAKTLEQARAMTQRLGNGAMTQALDRAIGELGSSKTISLGTAKTLKIGAKTQTLKADAGGLPSDEEIRKMTGA, from the coding sequence ATGCTTGAAGCCCACATCCGCCCCCACCGGGACTACCTGCTCGCGCAGGTGCCGGGACAGAAGCTCTTTCTGACGCTCAGCGTCCGCCCCACCGCCGAGGCGCGGCAGGCGCGGCCCGACCTCAGCGTCGTGTTCGTCGTGGACACCTCGGGCTCGATGCGTGAGGTCGTCACCGAGGGCACCGAGCCCACCGGGCGCACGACCACCGTGGACGGCCAGCGTTACGCCGTCGTGCGCGGTGCCAAGACCAAGCTGCAACTCGTGATCGAGGCGCTGCGCGGCGTGGTGACCTCGGACCTCCTCCGGCCCAACGACCACCTCGCGCTCGTGAAGTTCGACGACACGGCGGAAGTCCTCGTCCCCTTTACCGCCGCCGCCGACCGCACCGCACTTGCGACCGCTGTCGAGCGCCTCGACTGGTTCTCGGGCGGCACCCAGATGGGCAGCGGGATGCGCGCCGGGGCGAAGCTGCTGCGGGGCGAGAGCGGCAGCCGCCGCATGGTCCTGATCAGCGACGGCCAGACCTTCGACACCCCGCTCGCCGAGAGCCAGACCGAGGAACTCGCGCAAATGGGCCTGCCAGTCACCACCGTGGCCGTCGGCGACGAGGTGAATACCGATCTGCTCAACCTGATCGCCGACCGCACCCAGGGCCAGCCCATCGACGTGGTGCCCGACACCCAGCACCCGCAGCCGCCCGCTGTGCGCGCCTCGGAGTTGCCGGCGACGCTGCTCGGCGACCTCCAGCAGGCGGCGAACGAGGTGGTGACCGGGGTGGCGCTCTCGGTGAGGACCGTCAAGGATGTGGTGCTCGAACGCGTCACCCGCGTGCAGCCCACCCAGACCGAAGTCGCGCTCGCCGGCGGGCCGCTGCCGCTCGGCAACGTAGATGCGGGCAGCGGCTCGACCTACGTCCTCGAATTCACGCTGCCCGCGCGCCCGGCAGCCAAGATGCGCCTCGCGCAGCTCGGGCTCACCTACGAGGTGCCGGGGGCCGGTTACCGGGGCGAATTGCCGCCGCTCGACGTGGTTGTCGAGTTCACGGGCGAAGAGTCGCTCGCCGCGCGCATCGACCCCGAGGTGATGCAGTGGGTGCAGCAGCGCAACATTGAGGGGCTCGTCGCGCAGGCGACCCGCCAGGCCCAGAGCGACCCGCAACAGGCCGCCAAGACGCTGGAGCAAGCCCGCGCGATGACGCAGCGCCTCGGCAACGGCGCGATGACGCAGGCCCTCGACCGCGCGATCGGCGAACTCGGTTCCTCGAAGACCATCAGCCTCGGTACCGCCAAGACGCTCAAGATCGGCGCCAAGACCCAGACCCTCAAGGCGGACGCGGGCGGGCTGCCCAGCGACGAAGAGATTCGCAAGATGACCGGAGCGTAG
- a CDS encoding protein kinase domain-containing protein yields the protein MALSCPICGSQTAPTDTVCRVCGAPLSAPTDGAGHSAALPPGTTLQGGQYVLKGVLGQGGFGITYDAQGERLGLRVALKELFVSGSVRRGRDVFVPGSLSLQEAQGLKNGFLEEAKVLARFNDPGIVRVLNYFEENGTAYLVMEFLEGETLGTAIEKRGPLPPLVAAHIADSAAHTLALVHGAGLLHRDIKPDNLFLEKSGRIVLIDFGSVRAFAPGQTVSHTRLVTPGYAPLEQYGSQAKFGPYTDIYALGATLYHALTGQMPPPATDLMLGTPLPPLPAQTPPNLREAVLRAMALRVEDRPQDARALQALLRGEGPKTPTPAPQTAAPQTPVPQPRPTPAPPPPPAVREARRAPAPAPATAPAPVPRPVPPAPVVVRTPPPSPPPPANRARARRTGRTLTVLSFLLGGGALGVLWASGSAAQDFPPGVVTPVTAGLVGAAAGAFTGALVWWAMPVMLPVVAALTAYLAAQQSGYFLPTALSVSVMAAVLSLLFMRLIRRI from the coding sequence GTGGCGCTGAGCTGCCCGATCTGCGGCTCGCAGACGGCCCCCACCGACACGGTCTGCCGGGTCTGCGGGGCTCCGCTGTCCGCGCCCACGGACGGCGCAGGCCACTCGGCAGCGCTGCCGCCCGGCACCACCTTGCAGGGCGGGCAGTACGTCCTCAAGGGCGTGCTCGGGCAGGGGGGCTTCGGCATCACCTACGACGCGCAGGGCGAGCGGTTGGGGCTGCGGGTGGCGCTCAAGGAACTGTTCGTGAGCGGCTCGGTGCGCCGGGGGCGCGACGTGTTCGTGCCGGGCAGCTTGAGTCTTCAGGAAGCGCAGGGCCTCAAGAACGGCTTTCTGGAAGAGGCGAAAGTCCTCGCGCGCTTCAACGACCCCGGCATCGTGCGGGTGCTGAACTATTTCGAGGAGAACGGCACCGCCTACCTCGTGATGGAGTTTCTCGAAGGCGAGACGCTCGGTACGGCCATCGAGAAGCGCGGGCCGCTGCCGCCGCTCGTCGCCGCGCACATCGCCGACTCGGCGGCGCACACGCTCGCGCTCGTACACGGGGCGGGGCTGCTGCACCGCGACATCAAACCCGACAACCTCTTTCTGGAGAAATCGGGGCGCATCGTCCTGATCGACTTCGGCTCGGTGCGGGCTTTCGCGCCGGGGCAGACGGTGAGCCACACCCGACTCGTCACGCCCGGCTACGCGCCGCTGGAGCAGTACGGCTCGCAGGCCAAATTCGGCCCCTACACCGACATCTACGCACTGGGGGCGACGCTGTACCACGCCCTGACCGGCCAGATGCCCCCGCCCGCCACCGACCTGATGCTCGGCACGCCACTGCCACCTCTGCCCGCCCAGACGCCGCCCAACCTGCGTGAAGCCGTGCTGCGGGCGATGGCCCTGCGCGTCGAGGACCGCCCGCAAGACGCCCGCGCCCTGCAAGCCCTGCTGCGGGGAGAAGGGCCGAAAACGCCGACTCCAGCCCCCCAGACTGCGGCGCCCCAAACCCCTGTACCTCAGCCGCGCCCGACTCCTGCGCCGCCACCACCCCCAGCCGTGCGGGAGGCCCGCCGCGCTCCGGCCCCGGCGCCCGCCACCGCACCGGCCCCGGTACCCCGGCCTGTGCCCCCTGCTCCGGTGGTGGTGCGGACGCCGCCCCCAAGTCCACCCCCGCCAGCGAACCGGGCGCGGGCACGGCGCACCGGACGAACGCTGACGGTGCTCAGCTTTCTGCTCGGCGGCGGCGCGCTCGGAGTGCTGTGGGCGAGCGGCAGCGCGGCGCAGGATTTTCCGCCCGGGGTGGTGACGCCCGTGACCGCCGGGCTCGTCGGGGCCGCCGCCGGAGCCTTCACCGGAGCGCTCGTGTGGTGGGC